One genomic window of Diospyros lotus cultivar Yz01 chromosome 8, ASM1463336v1, whole genome shotgun sequence includes the following:
- the LOC127808648 gene encoding uncharacterized protein LOC127808648, which produces MDPEAVINLFDFFWFALGIFDKQNSGKSPDQKMQENKQENKQGARTSSLPILVRSKSDLLSSMASFNPDSLSPDSVLFTANIQTVWSGKGDVEELEGEEEAKQPSVPRKRRSKKGFTKSLSDLEFEEVKGFMDLGFVFSEEDANSSLVEIIPGLQRLGKKDGEKEEPADDGNVLDESSSVPRPYLSEAWEVLERRKRETPLMNWRIPALSNETDVKNSLKRWAHTVASTIR; this is translated from the coding sequence ATGGACCCAGAAGCAGTCATCAACCTCTTCGATTTCTTCTGGTTCGCTCTCGGAATCTTCGATAAACAAAATTCTGGGAAAAGCCCAGAtcagaaaatgcaagaaaacaagCAAGAAAACAAGCAAGGAGCCAGAACTTCCAGCCTTCCAATTCTTGTGAGGTCCAAGAGCGACCTGTTGAGCTCCATGGCGAGCTTCAACCCTGATTCTCTATCTCCAGATTCTGTTCTCTTCACTGCAAATATCCAGACCGTTTGGTCGGGAAAGGGAGATGTCGAAGAattagaaggagaagaagaagccaaaCAGCCATCGGTTCCGAGGAAAAGGAGATCGAAGAAGGGGTTTACGAAGAGCTTATCGGACCTCGAGTTTGAGGAGGTAAAAGGGTTTATGGATCTGGGCTTCGTGTTCTCCGAAGAAGATGCGAACTCGAGCTTGGTGGAGATCATCCCTGGGCTGCAGAGATTGGGCAAGAAAGATGGTGAGAAAGAAGAGCCGGCTGATGATGGGAATGTTCTCGATGAATCTTCTTCGGTTCCAAGACCTTATCTTTCTGAAGCATGGGAGgttttggagagaagaaagagagagacgcCATTGATGAACTGGAGAATTCCAGCTCTGAGTAATGAAACCGACGTGAAGAACAGCCTCAAACGGTGGGCTCACACCGTGGCATCCACTATTAGGTGA